The following coding sequences lie in one Papaver somniferum cultivar HN1 unplaced genomic scaffold, ASM357369v1 unplaced-scaffold_52, whole genome shotgun sequence genomic window:
- the LOC113343042 gene encoding high mobility group B protein 7-like, with product MAAGTSAKSNPQRIRKRVDADVNSLKRARDGSAFTRCEECKKDVPVVLIDMHDCSLDSKIKMNLDAQVVESATEKKKTVPSEPKPKKTKTKKEQKVKDPNAPKRPPTAFFAFMEDFRKEFKEANPDNKSVSVVAKEGGQKWKSMSDKEKKPYVEKCAELKAEFQKAMENYNAENADGEPEQEPENEQDDEKEQEEEKEQGSDDIEE from the exons ATGGCAGCAGGAACTTCAGCTAAATCAAACCCTCAAAGAATCCGAAAAAGGGTTGATGCTGATGTCAATTCACTTAAACGTGCTAGAGATGGAAGTGCTTTCACTCGATG TGAAGAATGTAAGAAAGACGTTCCTGTGGTTCTTATCGATATGCATGACTGTAGTCTTGATTCTAAAATCAAGATGAATTTGG ATGCTCAGGTTGTTGAAAGTGCTACCGAAAA GAAAAAGACTGTACCATCTGAACCAAAACCAAAGAAGACTAAGACTAAGAAAGAGCAGAAAGTTAAGGATCCTAATGCGCCCAAGCGTCCTCCCACTGCTTTCTTTGCCTTTAT GGAGGATTTCAGAAAGGAATTCAAGGAAGCAAATCCAGACAATAAGAGTGTCTCAGTG GTTGCCAAGGAAGGTGGTCAGAAATGGAAATCTATGTCAGACAAA GAGAAGAAGCCTTATGTGGAGAAATGTGCTGAGCTCAAGGCAGAGTTTCAGAAGGCTATGGAGAATTACAATGCTGAGAATGCAGACGGAGAACCTGAACAAGAACCAGAGAATGAGCAGGATGAtgagaaagaacaagaagaagagaaagaacaagGGTCTGATGATATTGAAGAGTAG
- the LOC113343024 gene encoding uncharacterized protein LOC113343024 codes for MNWTFRFSVIYTHQIVQTLREKEKRKKLGLALGGRFNRGGKNMENVSGSSSKDKKVKLENLPVKKVPNLEGLHNRCIEKESMIQELKKDIESVKYRLEMGKHEVQTGNTEAILTLTKEYNRLRSEYPSLLNASGKSK; via the exons ATGAATTGGACATTCAGATTCAGTGTTATATATACACACCAAATAGTACAAACGTTAAGAGAGAAAGAGAAGCGGAAGAAGCTAGGCTTAGCACTTGGTG gAAGATTTAATCGAGGTGGAAAAAACATGGAGAATGTCAGTGGTTCATCGtccaaagacaaaaaag TTAAACTTGAGAACCTTCCAGTTAAAAAGGTGCCAAATTTGGAAGGCTTACATAACCGATGCATCGAGAAAGAATCAATGATTCAGGAGCTCAAGAAAGATATTGAATCGGTGAAGTATCGTCTAGAGATGGGAAAGCATGAAGTTCAGACAGGAAATACGGAGGCTATCTTAACCTTGACCAAGGAGTATAACAGGCTAAGATCTGAGTACCCCTCATTATTAAATGCATCTGGGAAGTCGAAGTAG